The Citrifermentans bemidjiense Bem genome window below encodes:
- a CDS encoding PEP-CTERM sorting domain-containing protein produces the protein MKGFVVAVLLLTAASASATPLTVNQEMDLEELASAPEISQGLDTKTEFTEPGGTPDSYAPSVHIGASKLQPAGIQAPEPATIALLSLGFVGLFIARTINRRRSKKR, from the coding sequence ATGAAAGGGTTCGTCGTTGCCGTCCTTCTTCTTACCGCGGCCTCCGCGTCAGCAACACCCCTCACCGTCAATCAGGAAATGGATCTCGAAGAACTTGCCTCTGCTCCTGAGATATCCCAAGGGCTCGACACGAAGACAGAGTTCACCGAGCCGGGGGGAACTCCAGACTCTTACGCCCCCTCGGTTCACATTGGCGCCAGTAAACTCCAGCCGGCGGGGATCCAGGCGCCGGAACCGGCCACCATCGCGCTTCTCTCCCTTGGATTCGTCGGGCTCTTCATCGCGAGGACGATCAACCGGCGCCGTTCCAAGAAGCGGTAG
- a CDS encoding protoglobin domain-containing protein yields MLTMQEIKSHYYFTDTDEKLLEELLPLAEKNCEAMVEEFYGYLLKIPETAAFLRDPKELQKLRKTHAQWFLSLFCGRYDNGYMITLQSIGQAHVRIKVSAHYVNAAMNVVRRFLIELLQANFPEIEARRKYRIAVEKILDINLDIMSTSYQEEELRKVFVSHRLESKLIHAAERFTYGLNLVLVVALIIVSLSVVGLFFWDLVHVFSGSMEKGILSALGSLLILWMMIELMDNEIKTLKGGKFNILIFIGVIIVALIREILISTLRHDALETQAFLAGTLLILGIVYFLVAKSQSPNAH; encoded by the coding sequence ATGCTGACAATGCAGGAAATAAAAAGCCACTATTACTTCACCGATACAGATGAGAAACTTTTAGAAGAGTTGCTTCCCCTTGCCGAGAAGAACTGCGAGGCTATGGTTGAAGAATTCTATGGCTACCTTCTCAAGATACCGGAGACGGCAGCTTTCCTGCGCGACCCCAAAGAACTGCAGAAACTGCGCAAGACCCACGCGCAGTGGTTCCTCTCGCTGTTCTGCGGCCGTTATGACAACGGCTACATGATCACGCTGCAGAGCATCGGACAGGCGCATGTCCGCATCAAGGTGAGCGCGCACTACGTGAACGCCGCCATGAACGTGGTGCGCAGATTCCTCATCGAACTGCTCCAGGCCAACTTCCCGGAGATCGAGGCGCGGCGCAAGTACCGCATCGCGGTGGAAAAGATCCTCGACATAAACCTCGACATCATGAGCACCTCCTACCAGGAGGAGGAGCTACGCAAGGTGTTCGTTTCGCACCGGCTGGAGTCAAAGCTCATCCACGCCGCCGAGCGTTTCACCTATGGCCTCAACCTCGTCCTGGTCGTGGCGCTGATCATCGTTTCCCTGTCGGTAGTGGGGTTGTTCTTCTGGGACTTGGTGCACGTCTTCAGCGGGAGCATGGAGAAGGGGATCCTGTCGGCACTCGGTTCTTTGCTCATCCTATGGATGATGATCGAGCTGATGGACAACGAGATCAAGACGCTCAAGGGGGGGAAGTTCAACATCCTCATCTTCATCGGCGTGATCATAGTGGCGCTGATACGCGAAATCCTGATCTCGACGCTGCGCCACGACGCGCTGGAAACGCAGGCCTTTTTGGCAGGGACCCTGCTCATCCTGGGCATCGTCTACTTCCTGGTCGCCAAGAGCCAGAGCCCCAACGCCCACTAG
- a CDS encoding DUF3135 domain-containing protein, with protein sequence MSTKSVLSLYTPAELRKLHQENPALFDQLAQEAIKNACTARTPEQSLKLQQLQWTIDMQLRKAKTPVARMHAMENIFYGKIYGEDGQLSKLVSTCKKLVQAVTGEKAEPGSGKEPKLKDVG encoded by the coding sequence ATGAGTACTAAATCTGTTTTGAGCCTTTACACTCCGGCAGAACTGCGCAAGCTGCACCAGGAAAATCCTGCACTGTTCGATCAGCTCGCCCAAGAGGCCATCAAGAATGCCTGCACCGCGAGAACGCCCGAGCAGAGCCTGAAGCTGCAGCAGTTGCAATGGACCATCGATATGCAGCTCCGCAAGGCGAAGACGCCGGTGGCGAGGATGCACGCCATGGAGAACATCTTCTACGGCAAGATCTACGGCGAGGATGGGCAGCTGTCCAAGCTGGTCTCCACTTGCAAGAAGCTGGTGCAGGCGGTGACGGGGGAAAAGGCGGAACCGGGAAGCGGCAAGGAACCTAAACTGAAGGACGTGGGCTGA
- a CDS encoding multidrug effflux MFS transporter: protein MKRSASLHPCDMTKRQLAGFVLILAALTAFSAMSIDMYLPAFPQMAKDLGEPLSTVQLSVSAFLFGSAAGQLFYGPLADRYGRRVPLLAGLALYVVSCLGCAAVHSGAELLFWRVLMALGGGAGMVISRAVVRDLYDTAEAARMFSLLMLIMGVAPILAPIAGGQLLLLTGWRGIFWFLAFFGVVSLAGAAVGLPESLPAERRQRRSLAGMVKVYGHLLKNRHYLRYAVAIGCVAGMNFSYISGAPFIFIELHGISPQQFGILFGVNACGLIGASQVNRRLLRRFSPQQIASAAFLVSAAAALLLTGAGATGVGGFPAQAVLIFICLCMTGLLYPNLTALAMAPFDKAAGSASALLGTIQYTLGASAGALVGVFHDGSALPMTAVMAVCGALGLTAVLGAGSAPDVVCTSAA, encoded by the coding sequence ATGAAGCGTAGCGCTTCCCTTCACCCCTGCGACATGACAAAACGCCAACTGGCCGGGTTCGTACTGATCCTGGCTGCGCTTACCGCTTTCAGCGCCATGTCCATCGACATGTATCTCCCCGCCTTCCCGCAGATGGCGAAGGATCTCGGGGAACCACTCAGCACGGTGCAGCTCTCGGTATCTGCTTTCCTTTTCGGGTCCGCCGCGGGGCAGCTCTTTTACGGGCCGCTCGCCGACCGCTATGGCAGACGGGTTCCGCTCCTGGCTGGGCTCGCCCTCTATGTCGTCTCCTGTCTCGGATGCGCCGCTGTGCACAGTGGGGCGGAGCTGTTGTTCTGGCGGGTGCTGATGGCGCTGGGAGGGGGAGCCGGGATGGTCATCTCCCGGGCGGTGGTGCGCGACCTCTATGACACCGCCGAGGCGGCCAGGATGTTCTCCCTGCTCATGCTGATCATGGGGGTTGCCCCGATCCTGGCGCCGATAGCAGGCGGCCAGCTGCTCTTGCTTACGGGATGGAGGGGGATTTTCTGGTTCCTGGCTTTCTTCGGCGTCGTCTCGCTGGCGGGTGCCGCCGTGGGGCTGCCTGAGTCCTTGCCGGCGGAGAGGCGCCAGCGCCGCAGCCTTGCAGGCATGGTGAAGGTATACGGTCACCTGCTGAAAAACCGGCATTACCTCCGGTACGCGGTCGCCATCGGGTGCGTCGCCGGCATGAACTTCTCCTACATCTCCGGCGCCCCCTTCATCTTCATCGAGCTGCACGGCATCTCCCCGCAGCAGTTCGGGATCCTGTTCGGGGTGAACGCCTGCGGCCTCATCGGGGCCTCGCAAGTCAACCGCAGGCTCTTGCGCCGCTTCTCTCCGCAGCAGATAGCGTCCGCGGCATTCCTGGTCAGCGCGGCCGCAGCGCTTTTGCTCACCGGGGCAGGCGCCACCGGGGTCGGCGGGTTCCCTGCCCAAGCCGTCCTCATCTTCATCTGCCTATGCATGACCGGGCTCTTGTACCCGAACCTGACCGCGCTGGCCATGGCGCCTTTCGACAAGGCGGCGGGAAGCGCCTCGGCGCTTTTGGGGACCATCCAGTACACGCTGGGCGCCTCCGCCGGGGCGCTGGTGGGGGTTTTCCACGACGGGAGCGCCCTCCCTATGACCGCAGTCATGGCGGTGTGCGGCGCCCTCGGTTTGACGGCGGTGCTGGGTGCGGGGAGCGCCCCGGATGTCGTATGTACCAGCGCCGCGTGA
- a CDS encoding MarR family winged helix-turn-helix transcriptional regulator, which produces MKNSRSQYRLDKSLGHLASRLSRVVLRRFNLVLAQHDLPITAEQYSLLVQLWEHNGLPQGAIAEKTAKDKTTMARLAAGLEARGLIVRLPSPGDGRERLLYLTEQGKLLMDQATDLARGILEEAQQGISESDLDLCRDVLRRACANLNK; this is translated from the coding sequence ATGAAGAATTCTAGGTCACAATACCGGCTGGACAAATCACTGGGGCACCTTGCCTCCCGCCTGTCGCGGGTGGTGTTGCGGCGCTTCAACCTGGTGCTGGCGCAGCACGATCTGCCCATCACCGCGGAGCAGTATTCACTCCTGGTGCAGTTGTGGGAACATAACGGGCTCCCGCAGGGAGCTATTGCCGAGAAGACGGCCAAGGACAAGACCACGATGGCACGCCTGGCAGCGGGGCTGGAAGCGCGGGGGCTGATCGTGCGTTTGCCGAGCCCGGGGGACGGCAGGGAGCGGCTGCTCTACCTGACCGAGCAGGGTAAGCTTCTGATGGATCAGGCCACCGACCTGGCTCGCGGGATCCTTGAAGAGGCCCAGCAGGGCATCAGCGAGAGCGACCTCGACCTATGCCGCGACGTCCTGCGTCGTGCCTGCGCTAACCTGAACAAGTAA
- a CDS encoding cation diffusion facilitator family transporter, with the protein MVSKEHDAMKRRAARFSVLSNSLLVVAKLVVGLVSGSVSVLSEAIHSGIDLIAAVIAWYSVRESGKPADEDHHYGHGKIENVAGTIEALLIFGAAFYIIYEAVHKLKTGVVAIENLGLGAAVMAVSAIANYLVSRHLLNVAAATDSVALEADAMHLRTDVYTSAGVLAGLILIKLTGIALLDPIVAILVALMIIKAAWDLTKSAFFHILDVKLPEDEEAIIHDVLQNHREHIIEYHKLRTRKSGHIRHIDMHLVVPKQMTVESGHALSHEISEDIERNLPYSHVLVHIEPCPGGCERCTVECPKVSK; encoded by the coding sequence ATGGTTTCTAAAGAACATGACGCTATGAAACGGAGAGCGGCGCGCTTCTCGGTGCTCTCCAACTCGTTGCTGGTGGTGGCGAAGCTGGTGGTCGGCCTCGTTTCCGGCTCCGTCTCGGTGCTTTCCGAGGCGATACATTCGGGGATAGACCTCATCGCCGCCGTAATCGCCTGGTATTCGGTGAGGGAGTCGGGCAAGCCGGCCGACGAAGATCATCATTACGGCCACGGCAAAATCGAGAACGTAGCCGGCACCATCGAGGCCCTGCTCATCTTCGGCGCCGCCTTCTACATCATCTACGAAGCGGTCCACAAGCTGAAGACGGGCGTCGTCGCTATCGAGAACCTGGGGCTTGGCGCCGCGGTAATGGCGGTCTCCGCCATAGCCAACTACCTGGTCTCCAGGCACCTTTTGAACGTGGCCGCCGCCACCGACTCGGTTGCGCTTGAAGCCGACGCGATGCACCTGCGCACCGACGTCTACACCTCGGCCGGTGTCCTCGCGGGATTGATCCTCATCAAGCTGACCGGGATCGCTCTGCTCGACCCGATCGTCGCCATCCTGGTCGCCCTGATGATAATCAAGGCCGCCTGGGACCTCACGAAGAGCGCCTTCTTCCACATCCTGGACGTGAAACTGCCGGAGGACGAGGAAGCAATCATCCACGACGTGCTCCAGAACCACCGCGAGCACATCATCGAGTACCACAAGCTGCGCACTCGCAAGTCGGGCCACATCCGGCACATCGACATGCACCTGGTCGTCCCAAAACAGATGACCGTCGAAAGCGGCCACGCGCTAAGCCACGAGATCTCCGAGGACATCGAGAGAAATCTCCCGTACAGCCACGTCCTGGTCCATATAGAACCTTGCCCCGGGGGCTGCGAGCGTTGCACCGTCGAGTGCCCGAAAGTCAGCAAATGA
- a CDS encoding TetR/AcrR family transcriptional regulator, which produces MEKTECHKKLMEVGTQLFSERGLKGVSIRELSLAAGTSISMISYHFGSKEGLYQAVLQQQFACFKEIHEIRQRVTDPVEMVKSYLLWTFGRHRNNPYLLRFYTSELTNPTAFFEPLVMPVIDEVIVTMAGAIEEGIRQKKFREDVDPTNAALALAGMVNYFFLSSLATRNLISHSPEKDEMLVQQYLDIFTRGIGASSG; this is translated from the coding sequence ATGGAAAAAACGGAATGTCACAAGAAGCTTATGGAGGTGGGAACGCAGCTGTTCTCGGAGAGGGGGCTAAAGGGGGTAAGCATCCGGGAGCTCTCGCTCGCGGCGGGGACCAGCATCTCAATGATCTCCTACCATTTCGGCAGCAAGGAAGGGCTCTATCAGGCGGTGTTGCAGCAGCAGTTCGCCTGTTTCAAGGAAATCCATGAGATCAGGCAGCGCGTGACGGACCCGGTGGAGATGGTAAAGAGCTATCTGCTCTGGACCTTCGGGCGCCACAGAAACAACCCGTACCTGCTCCGCTTTTACACGAGCGAGTTGACCAACCCGACGGCGTTTTTCGAGCCCTTGGTGATGCCGGTAATCGACGAGGTCATCGTGACCATGGCGGGGGCGATCGAGGAGGGGATCCGGCAGAAGAAGTTCCGGGAGGATGTCGATCCCACCAACGCGGCACTGGCGCTGGCGGGGATGGTGAATTACTTCTTCCTGAGCAGCCTGGCGACCAGGAACCTGATCAGCCATTCCCCCGAAAAGGACGAAATGCTGGTGCAGCAGTACCTGGACATCTTCACGCGGGGAATCGGCGCCTCAAGCGGATGA
- a CDS encoding acetyl-CoA hydrolase/transferase C-terminal domain-containing protein, with product MSELHSRIRKSSLRGRIKTVDEVIPMFKNGMNVGWSGFTPAGYPKMVPIALADHVEKNQLQGKLKFNLYIGASVGVETEDRWASLDMIDRRWPYQTGKNIQAGINEGRIRMGDKHLSMFAQDLGYGFYTKHNDGRLDIAIIECSAITENGELVLTASCGAVPEIVQIADKIIIEINTSIPSFEGLHDIVEPIAPPNRLPYLICRVDDRAGSPYVRVDNDKIVAIVESNRPDNGRAFSEQDDTSEAIANNIIDFFSHEVKVGRLPKNLLPLQSGVGSIANAVIGGLANGPFTGLKVWTEVLQDTMLDFFDSGKLDFASTVSLSFSVDGFKRFYDNWDKYSDKVMMRPLSIANHPEPIRRLGCIAMNTPVEFDIYAHANSTLVGGTRMINGIGGSGDFLRNAYLSIMHTPSARPTKTDPTGITCVVPHVPHVDHTEHDLDVLVTEQGLADLRGLDPKSRAKLIIEKCAHPDYKPLLQDYFERAAKDCLARKAGHEPQLLDRVFKMQVNLAQKGTMKIDSWDI from the coding sequence ATGTCCGAATTGCACAGCAGAATCAGGAAATCCAGCCTTCGCGGCAGGATCAAGACCGTCGATGAAGTGATCCCGATGTTCAAGAACGGGATGAACGTAGGGTGGTCCGGGTTTACCCCCGCCGGTTACCCGAAGATGGTCCCCATCGCCCTGGCGGACCATGTGGAAAAGAACCAGTTGCAGGGAAAGCTGAAGTTCAACCTGTACATCGGCGCATCGGTCGGGGTCGAGACCGAGGACCGCTGGGCGTCGCTCGACATGATCGACCGCCGCTGGCCCTATCAGACCGGTAAGAACATCCAAGCCGGCATCAACGAAGGGCGCATCCGGATGGGTGACAAGCACCTCTCCATGTTCGCCCAGGACCTTGGCTACGGCTTCTACACCAAGCACAACGACGGCCGCCTCGACATCGCCATCATCGAGTGCTCGGCGATAACCGAGAACGGCGAGCTGGTCCTCACCGCCTCCTGCGGCGCAGTCCCCGAGATCGTGCAGATCGCTGACAAGATCATCATCGAGATCAACACCTCGATCCCGAGCTTCGAAGGGTTGCACGACATCGTCGAGCCGATCGCTCCGCCCAACCGCCTCCCCTACCTGATCTGCCGCGTCGACGACCGTGCCGGTTCCCCGTACGTCCGCGTCGATAACGACAAGATCGTCGCCATCGTCGAGTCCAACCGTCCCGACAACGGCCGCGCCTTCAGCGAGCAGGACGACACCTCCGAAGCCATCGCCAACAACATCATCGACTTCTTCTCCCACGAGGTGAAGGTGGGAAGGCTGCCGAAAAACCTGCTGCCGCTGCAGTCCGGCGTGGGCTCCATCGCCAACGCGGTCATCGGCGGGCTGGCCAACGGCCCGTTCACCGGCCTCAAGGTCTGGACCGAGGTGCTGCAGGACACCATGCTCGACTTCTTCGACTCCGGCAAGCTCGACTTCGCCTCTACGGTCTCGCTTTCATTCTCGGTCGACGGCTTCAAGCGCTTCTACGACAACTGGGACAAGTACAGCGACAAGGTGATGATGCGTCCGCTCTCCATCGCCAACCACCCCGAGCCGATCCGCCGCCTCGGCTGCATCGCGATGAACACCCCGGTGGAGTTCGACATCTACGCCCACGCGAACTCCACGCTGGTAGGCGGTACCCGGATGATCAACGGCATCGGCGGCTCCGGCGACTTCCTCAGGAACGCGTACCTCTCCATCATGCACACCCCGTCGGCGCGCCCGACCAAGACCGATCCGACCGGCATCACCTGCGTCGTTCCGCACGTGCCGCACGTCGACCATACCGAGCACGACCTTGACGTGCTGGTCACCGAGCAGGGTCTTGCCGACCTGCGCGGCCTCGACCCGAAAAGCCGCGCCAAGCTCATCATCGAGAAGTGCGCGCACCCCGATTACAAGCCGCTTTTGCAGGACTACTTCGAGCGCGCGGCAAAGGACTGCCTGGCACGCAAAGCAGGGCACGAGCCGCAGCTTCTGGACCGCGTCTTCAAGATGCAGGTGAACCTGGCCCAGAAAGGGACCATGAAGATCGACAGCTGGGACATCTAG
- a CDS encoding PaaI family thioesterase: MASKIDPATVESGSAISMLKTLNIHLKEIGPTFALMEVTVSDIHKNYFGGAHGGLIAALIDTVSFFPEPLLPSGKPCTTTNLNVTYVRPAAVGDLLTARAELVHLGRRMASVTVTVSNQHGKLVAHGTTTLMIEP; the protein is encoded by the coding sequence ATGGCTAGCAAGATCGATCCGGCGACCGTGGAATCCGGCAGCGCCATATCCATGCTGAAGACGCTGAACATTCACCTGAAGGAGATCGGGCCGACTTTCGCCTTGATGGAGGTGACGGTCTCCGATATCCACAAGAATTACTTTGGCGGAGCGCACGGCGGGCTCATCGCGGCCCTTATCGACACCGTTTCCTTCTTCCCGGAACCGCTGCTCCCCTCCGGCAAGCCATGCACCACCACCAACCTCAACGTCACCTATGTCAGGCCCGCCGCCGTCGGCGACCTGCTGACCGCTCGCGCGGAACTGGTGCACCTGGGACGCAGGATGGCGAGCGTCACGGTGACCGTTTCGAACCAGCATGGCAAACTGGTGGCGCACGGCACAACTACCCTCATGATCGAACCCTAG
- a CDS encoding DUF3108 domain-containing protein: MKFLALLIQSILLVAIWCSPAAAIGPERLVYDVSWSGLNAGTAVLEVAAQGDDFRILNTIASNSFVSVFFRIDDKTESTVSRSVKPKSFKEKISEGKFRAHREATFNFTTHQAESKDLLTNTVKRDAITARTYDNLSSIYFLRSLQLAPGQSISFEIYDTKHLWKAEAKVGHREEITTSLGKFKTIMVTSQLTRDGIPAKVGNPTFWFTDDNQHIPVRIKTQLKVGEITLTLAKEK; the protein is encoded by the coding sequence ATGAAATTTCTCGCCCTTTTAATACAATCCATACTGCTTGTCGCGATATGGTGCTCCCCGGCCGCCGCGATCGGTCCCGAGAGGCTGGTCTACGACGTCAGCTGGTCCGGTTTGAATGCCGGAACGGCCGTACTCGAGGTGGCAGCCCAAGGCGACGACTTCCGCATCCTCAATACCATCGCATCGAATTCCTTCGTTTCGGTCTTCTTTCGCATCGATGACAAGACCGAATCAACCGTCTCCCGCTCGGTGAAACCGAAGTCTTTCAAGGAGAAAATAAGCGAGGGGAAGTTCCGCGCCCATAGGGAAGCGACCTTCAACTTCACCACCCACCAGGCCGAGAGCAAGGACCTGCTCACCAACACTGTCAAGCGGGACGCGATAACCGCAAGGACTTACGACAACCTCTCCAGCATCTATTTTCTGCGCTCGCTGCAGTTGGCGCCGGGACAGTCGATCTCCTTCGAGATCTACGACACCAAGCATCTATGGAAAGCTGAGGCGAAAGTGGGGCATCGCGAGGAGATCACCACTTCTTTGGGCAAATTCAAAACCATCATGGTAACGTCGCAGCTGACGCGAGACGGCATCCCCGCCAAGGTCGGCAACCCCACCTTCTGGTTCACCGACGACAACCAGCACATCCCCGTCCGCATCAAAACCCAGCTGAAGGTAGGCGAGATCACCCTCACCCTGGCAAAGGAAAAGTAG
- a CDS encoding nitric-oxide reductase large subunit encodes MHEREQNMVLGKGWLIAAVLTFIFGFAVLGYLAFRNNTDGPPIPREVRTADGRVLFTGNDIKEGQNLFQRYGLMQYGTIFGHGAYLGPDFTAQYLRISGEKARLSYTEQRLTPAEASERVRSEAKQNSYDPGQNVITYTPSQAAAYGEMISYYRDWFGPSSTQQGLRRPYLKDPEEVRKLTSYFSWAAWVCSATRPGTNHSYTNNWPPDSLAGNQPTPGVLMWSVISLVALLCGTGLILFVFGRFEWLGWHATDTELAATHPVPEEVSLTPSQRTVTWYFLVVALLFLLLGLLGGVNAHYHVERAGFYGLSLAEWLPYNLSRMWHVQLALFFVASSFLAMGIFLTPMIAGKEPRHQDKLALILLGALVVVVFGSMSGEAVSLQGLLGTNSPWFWMGSQGWEYLDLGRLWQILLTAGMLIWLLILVRGMLDRLKGEHPGNMPWLFIYSAISIPLFYAAGMFYGKGTPFNQIEFWRFWVVHLWVEDFLELFTTIMVAYVFMLLGVVRVRVATTIVYLDIILYSLGGVIGTMHHLYFSGTPEIHMALGAFFSAMEVIPLLLLTYEAWKFMRLGAPAGGSMLSTTAEMFPHKWAVMFLIAVGFWNFLGAGVFGFLINLPIVSYYEIGTQWTANHGHGAMMGVYGMLSLGFFMFVARYFLPLDKASNTAMGIAFWCTNLGLALMLFINLFPVGMLQINQILATSYWEGREPAFFMLPMVRIFEWLRLPGDALFIIGILPVVYLAVRMFLNRNRGVVRPAEEKQGKVAP; translated from the coding sequence ATGCATGAACGCGAGCAGAACATGGTGCTGGGAAAAGGATGGCTCATCGCCGCTGTCCTCACTTTCATCTTCGGGTTTGCCGTCCTGGGCTACCTCGCCTTCCGGAACAACACGGACGGACCGCCCATACCCCGTGAGGTCAGGACCGCCGACGGGAGGGTACTTTTCACCGGAAACGACATCAAAGAAGGACAGAACCTGTTCCAGAGGTACGGCCTGATGCAGTACGGCACCATCTTCGGGCACGGGGCCTACCTCGGGCCCGATTTCACCGCGCAGTACCTGCGCATAAGCGGGGAAAAAGCCAGGCTCTCCTACACCGAGCAGAGACTCACCCCGGCAGAGGCGAGCGAGAGGGTGCGCTCCGAGGCAAAACAGAACTCCTACGATCCCGGGCAGAACGTGATCACCTACACGCCATCCCAGGCAGCGGCTTACGGCGAGATGATCTCCTACTACCGCGACTGGTTCGGCCCGTCTTCGACCCAGCAAGGGCTGCGGCGACCCTACCTGAAAGACCCGGAGGAGGTCCGCAAGCTCACCTCCTATTTTTCCTGGGCAGCCTGGGTCTGCTCCGCGACACGCCCCGGCACTAACCACTCCTATACCAACAACTGGCCCCCCGACAGCCTTGCCGGAAACCAGCCGACCCCTGGCGTCTTGATGTGGAGCGTGATCAGCCTGGTCGCCCTTCTCTGCGGGACCGGCCTCATCCTCTTCGTGTTCGGCCGCTTCGAGTGGCTGGGATGGCATGCCACGGACACGGAACTTGCCGCTACGCACCCCGTCCCCGAAGAAGTCTCGCTGACTCCGTCGCAGCGTACCGTCACCTGGTATTTCCTGGTGGTTGCCCTGCTCTTTTTGCTACTGGGGCTCCTTGGCGGAGTCAACGCCCACTATCACGTCGAGCGGGCCGGTTTTTACGGGCTCTCGCTTGCCGAATGGCTCCCCTACAACCTTTCCAGGATGTGGCATGTCCAGTTGGCGCTCTTTTTCGTCGCCTCCAGCTTCCTCGCCATGGGGATCTTCCTCACTCCCATGATCGCCGGCAAAGAGCCGCGGCATCAGGACAAGCTCGCCCTGATCCTTTTGGGGGCGCTGGTAGTGGTCGTATTCGGGTCGATGTCAGGTGAAGCGGTCAGCCTGCAGGGGCTTCTCGGCACCAACAGCCCCTGGTTCTGGATGGGTTCCCAGGGATGGGAATACCTCGACCTCGGGCGCCTCTGGCAGATCCTTTTGACCGCCGGGATGCTGATCTGGTTGCTGATCCTCGTCCGCGGCATGCTGGACCGGTTGAAGGGTGAGCACCCGGGCAACATGCCGTGGCTTTTCATCTACAGCGCCATCTCCATACCTCTTTTCTATGCCGCCGGCATGTTCTACGGTAAGGGGACCCCCTTCAATCAGATCGAGTTCTGGAGGTTCTGGGTGGTCCACCTCTGGGTCGAGGATTTCCTGGAACTCTTCACCACCATCATGGTCGCCTATGTCTTCATGCTGCTCGGCGTGGTCAGGGTGCGGGTGGCAACGACCATCGTCTACCTCGATATCATCCTCTACTCGCTAGGGGGTGTCATCGGGACCATGCACCATCTCTATTTCAGCGGAACTCCCGAGATACACATGGCGCTGGGCGCCTTCTTCTCCGCCATGGAAGTAATCCCCCTGCTGCTCCTCACCTACGAGGCCTGGAAGTTCATGCGGCTCGGAGCACCCGCGGGAGGTTCCATGCTGAGCACAACGGCGGAGATGTTCCCGCACAAGTGGGCCGTAATGTTCCTGATAGCCGTCGGATTCTGGAACTTCCTCGGGGCGGGGGTCTTCGGTTTCCTTATCAACCTCCCCATCGTCAGCTACTACGAGATCGGCACCCAGTGGACCGCCAATCACGGACACGGCGCGATGATGGGGGTCTACGGGATGCTTTCTCTCGGGTTCTTCATGTTCGTAGCCCGCTACTTCCTCCCCCTGGACAAGGCGAGCAACACCGCCATGGGCATCGCCTTCTGGTGCACGAACCTGGGGCTTGCCCTGATGCTGTTTATAAACCTCTTTCCCGTCGGGATGCTGCAGATCAACCAGATCCTCGCCACCTCGTACTGGGAAGGGCGCGAGCCTGCTTTCTTCATGCTCCCCATGGTTCGGATCTTCGAATGGCTGCGGTTGCCCGGCGACGCGCTCTTCATAATAGGCATCTTGCCCGTCGTATATCTCGCCGTCCGCATGTTCCTGAACCGCAATCGGGGAGTTGTGAGGCCCGCGGAAGAAAAACAGGGGAAAGTAGCCCCCTGA
- a CDS encoding spore maturation protein — protein sequence MIEGVNYLSLLIIPLFILFTICYGTFKKVRVYDSFVAGAKEGPGIILNIFPYLLTIFIVIKGFQASGAFDAVRNGFYQLFSFAGIPIEVVSMAIIKPLSGSASTALFTDIVKTTGPNSVATKMTAVIMGSAETTFYVLAVYLGAVGIKKTKYLIPVCLTADFIGIVVAVAVVKWLL from the coding sequence ATGATCGAAGGCGTCAATTACCTCTCGCTGCTCATCATCCCGCTGTTCATACTGTTCACCATCTGCTACGGCACCTTCAAAAAGGTCCGCGTCTACGACTCGTTTGTCGCGGGGGCGAAGGAAGGACCGGGGATTATCTTGAACATCTTCCCGTACCTTCTGACCATCTTCATCGTCATCAAGGGCTTTCAGGCCTCGGGCGCCTTCGACGCGGTGAGAAACGGCTTTTATCAGCTCTTCTCCTTCGCCGGGATCCCCATCGAAGTCGTTTCCATGGCCATCATCAAACCCTTGTCGGGGAGCGCCTCTACGGCCCTCTTTACCGACATCGTGAAGACCACCGGTCCCAATTCCGTGGCCACCAAGATGACGGCGGTCATCATGGGAAGTGCAGAAACGACCTTTTACGTGCTGGCTGTCTACTTGGGCGCCGTGGGAATCAAGAAGACCAAGTACCTGATCCCCGTCTGCCTGACCGCCGACTTCATCGGCATCGTCGTGGCTGTTGCCGTGGTTAAGTGGCTGCTCTGA